TCAACCCAATCGGCGATTTTAAGCAAAGCATGACTGCGGGTTTGTGGTGTGGTGGCTCGCCAGCTGTTGAATGCCTCATGCGCACCTTGCACCGCCGCATTCATTTGCTCAATCGAAGCTTCTGGCACTTCGCATATTTTTTTCCCTGTGGCGGGGTTGATGATGTCTTCGACTTGACCTTGACCTTTGACCAACTGGCCATTGATCAGCAATTGATTTGGGTACATGAGTGCTCCTGTTTAAATTTTTTCTAAAGTTTTTTAAAACCTGCTTAAATATTTGAGTGAATGACTGACAATGCGGCTTCTACACCAGCCGCAAAATGATCGACATCAACTTCAGTTGTATCCCATGCGGTCATCCAGCGCACCTGAGAACGGCTCATGTCCCAATCCCAAAACATGCACCAGTCACTTAATGGCGTGATGAGTTGAGCTGGAATGATCGGGAAACTGCTGTTGACTTGCGGTACAGCGTCAAATGAAATGCCTTTGAGCGAGACCGTCGCGTCGTACAAACGACGACTCATGGCATTGGCTTGTTGTGCCAATTGAATCCACAGGTTATCCGTCAGTAAAGCATTGAATTGAGCGGCCACAAACCGCATTTTGGATGGCAGTTGGTTGACCTGTTTGCGCACATACTTGGCACGCCGAGCATAAATGGGGTTCAAATAAATCACGGCCTCACCAAACATCAGCCCCGCTTTTGTACCTCCAAAACTGAGCACATCAACGCCCACATCGCTCGTGAAAGCACGCAATGCATTGATTGTGCCGCCGAGTGCGGCGGTCGCATTGGCAATCCGCGCCCCATCGAGGTGTACGCGCATGTCCATTGCATGTGCCGTGTCGCATAAGGCTGCAATTTCTTCGACAGAGTACAGTGCACCCAATTCAGTTGGTTGGGTGATGGACAAAACACCAGGCTGTGCACTGTGCTGTACGCCCACCATTGATTTCAATGCTTCAAGTTGTTCAGGCTTGATTTTGCCATCGCAGGTCGGCAACATGAGTAACTTGGCACCCAAAGCTCGCTCAGGTGCACCCGTTTCATCCAGCGCAATGTGCGCCTTATCGCTGCACACCACACATTCACCCGCCTGCAATAAAGTGGCCAAAGCCATCACATTGGCACCCGAGCCACCAAACACCAGCAAGGACTCTGTGTGTTCACCAAATAAACTTTTAAAATGGGCTTGCGTCTGCGCCGTCCATGGGTCACTGCCGTAAGCCAAGGCATGGTTTTGATTGGCTTGTGCCAAAGCCGCCATGACTGCGGGGTGTGCACCTGCGGAGTTGTCGCTGGCAAACGTGCGC
The window above is part of the Ephemeroptericola cinctiostellae genome. Proteins encoded here:
- a CDS encoding threonine aldolase family protein, whose amino-acid sequence is MTHSTHSIKALVETLQAMPAPERTFASDNSAGAHPAVMAALAQANQNHALAYGSDPWTAQTQAHFKSLFGEHTESLLVFGGSGANVMALATLLQAGECVVCSDKAHIALDETGAPERALGAKLLMLPTCDGKIKPEQLEALKSMVGVQHSAQPGVLSITQPTELGALYSVEEIAALCDTAHAMDMRVHLDGARIANATAALGGTINALRAFTSDVGVDVLSFGGTKAGLMFGEAVIYLNPIYARRAKYVRKQVNQLPSKMRFVAAQFNALLTDNLWIQLAQQANAMSRRLYDATVSLKGISFDAVPQVNSSFPIIPAQLITPLSDWCMFWDWDMSRSQVRWMTAWDTTEVDVDHFAAGVEAALSVIHSNI